Proteins found in one Micromonospora sp. WMMD1082 genomic segment:
- the aspS gene encoding aspartate--tRNA(Asn) ligase → MQRILSDQLTPHAGRTVRIAGWVHRRRLLKSVAFLIVRDAAGFAQVVVTDPAVRAVIEELPEETVVEVSATVVANAAAPGGVELTDPAVRPLGPPAVPPPFDLYRPALTASLPTQLDNAPVALRHPTRSAALRISAAAVAGFRAALDARRFVEIHTPKVVASSTESGANVFALDWFGRPAYLAQSPQFYKQLMVGVFERVYEVGPVFRAEPHDTVRHLAQYTSLDAELGFVTDHRDVMAVLRDTLTGMLDSVGESAGGALATLDVALPAVPAQIPAVHFTEALEIAGAPADEPDLAPAHERALGEWARREHGSEFLFVTGYPMAKRPFYTHPDPARPAYSNGFDLLFRGLELVTGGQRLHRHADYLAALAARGEPTGPYAGYVDAFRHGMPPHGGFAIGLERFVARLTGVSNIREVTPFPRDLHRLTP, encoded by the coding sequence ATGCAACGCATCCTGTCCGACCAACTCACCCCACACGCCGGGCGTACCGTCCGGATCGCCGGCTGGGTGCACCGCCGTCGGCTGCTCAAGTCGGTGGCCTTCCTGATCGTCCGGGACGCCGCCGGCTTCGCCCAGGTCGTGGTCACCGACCCGGCGGTACGCGCGGTGATCGAGGAACTGCCCGAGGAGACCGTCGTCGAGGTGAGCGCCACCGTGGTCGCGAACGCCGCCGCGCCCGGCGGGGTCGAGCTGACCGACCCGGCGGTACGCCCACTCGGCCCGCCCGCCGTACCGCCGCCGTTCGACCTCTACCGCCCGGCCCTCACCGCGAGCCTGCCCACCCAACTGGACAACGCGCCCGTGGCGCTGCGCCACCCGACCCGATCGGCGGCGCTGCGGATCTCGGCGGCGGCGGTGGCCGGCTTCCGGGCCGCGCTGGACGCCCGCCGGTTCGTGGAGATCCACACACCGAAGGTGGTCGCCTCGTCCACCGAGAGCGGGGCGAACGTCTTCGCGCTGGACTGGTTCGGGCGGCCCGCGTACCTCGCCCAGTCGCCGCAGTTCTACAAGCAGCTCATGGTCGGTGTCTTCGAACGCGTCTACGAGGTCGGGCCGGTGTTCCGCGCGGAACCGCACGACACCGTACGGCACCTGGCGCAATACACCTCGCTCGACGCCGAGCTGGGCTTCGTCACCGACCACCGGGACGTGATGGCGGTGCTGCGGGACACCCTCACCGGCATGCTGGACTCGGTCGGGGAGTCCGCCGGTGGCGCGCTGGCGACTCTCGACGTGGCGCTGCCGGCGGTGCCGGCGCAGATCCCGGCCGTGCACTTCACCGAGGCCCTGGAGATCGCCGGTGCGCCCGCCGACGAACCGGACCTGGCCCCGGCGCACGAGCGTGCGCTCGGCGAGTGGGCCCGGCGCGAGCACGGCTCGGAGTTCCTCTTCGTCACCGGGTACCCGATGGCGAAGCGGCCGTTCTACACCCATCCGGACCCGGCCCGGCCCGCCTACTCAAACGGCTTCGACCTGCTGTTCCGGGGCCTGGAGCTGGTGACCGGCGGGCAGCGGCTGCACCGGCACGCCGACTACCTGGCCGCCCTGGCGGCCCGGGGCGAACCGACCGGGCCGTACGCCGGCTACGTCGACGCCTTCCGCCACGGGATGCCGCCGCACGGCGGTTTCGCCATCGGCCTCGAACGTTTCGTCGCCCGCCTGACCGGCGTTTCCAACATCCGCGAGGTCACCCCCTTCCCCCGCGACCTCCACCGCCTCACCCCGTAG
- a CDS encoding TetR family transcriptional regulator: MGTREKLIDGALAAIREHGIAGVSARTIAAAAGVNQALVFYHFGSVDDLLGAACQRATAARVELYRARFAEVTSLRELLDLGRTLHEQERAEGNVAVLAQLLAGAQTDPRLADPTAAALRLWTVEIEAVLHRLLDGSPAAPVADPPGLARAISAAFIGLELFDGVDPAGARAAFDALERLATLVEVVDDLGPLARRAVRAKLRGLT; the protein is encoded by the coding sequence ATGGGCACCCGCGAGAAGCTGATCGACGGCGCGCTCGCCGCGATCCGTGAACACGGTATCGCCGGCGTGTCGGCACGCACCATCGCCGCCGCGGCCGGCGTCAACCAGGCCCTGGTCTTCTACCACTTCGGCAGCGTGGACGACCTGCTGGGTGCGGCCTGCCAGCGCGCGACGGCGGCCCGGGTCGAGCTGTACCGGGCCCGCTTCGCCGAGGTGACCTCCCTGCGCGAGCTGCTCGACCTCGGGCGGACGCTGCACGAGCAGGAACGGGCCGAGGGCAACGTGGCGGTGCTGGCCCAGTTGCTGGCCGGCGCCCAGACCGACCCTCGGCTCGCCGACCCCACGGCGGCGGCGCTGCGGCTCTGGACGGTGGAGATCGAGGCCGTCCTGCACCGGCTGCTGGACGGCTCGCCGGCCGCTCCGGTCGCCGACCCGCCCGGACTGGCCCGGGCCATCTCCGCCGCCTTCATCGGTCTGGAACTCTTCGACGGCGTCGACCCGGCCGGTGCCCGCGCCGCCTTCGACGCGCTGGAGCGGCTGGCCACGCTGGTCGAGGTGGTCGACGACCTCGGCCCCCTCGCCCGCCGCGCCGTCCGGGCAAAGCTACGCGGCCTGACCTGA
- a CDS encoding DUF4166 domain-containing protein encodes MTSVFQHALGADFDRLHPQLRRRFGVDGDADLGCVGTGVMDRIWRGPAFTAPFLRLGAVRHILFPETGRQVPFTIENYAYADSYGRPTLTFVRTFQVAPHRRRRFDATMVWSPRRRMLVDYLGTHQHLAVDLHLAVDATGGLRIRSGLQRFSNGLACPAVLTGEARVREWYDQRTGHFRIEVAVTSRRFGPLFGYAGSFTVRYARPDRAPVPAAVRPLRENPRE; translated from the coding sequence GTGACCTCCGTCTTCCAGCACGCCCTCGGTGCCGACTTCGACCGGCTGCACCCGCAACTGCGCCGCCGCTTCGGGGTGGACGGCGACGCCGACCTCGGCTGCGTGGGCACCGGCGTGATGGACCGGATCTGGCGGGGCCCCGCGTTCACCGCGCCCTTCCTGCGGCTGGGTGCCGTGCGGCACATCCTGTTCCCGGAGACCGGCCGGCAGGTCCCCTTCACCATCGAGAACTACGCCTACGCCGACTCGTACGGCCGCCCCACGCTCACCTTTGTCCGCACGTTCCAGGTCGCCCCGCACCGGCGACGGCGCTTCGACGCCACCATGGTCTGGAGCCCTCGCCGGCGGATGCTCGTCGACTACCTCGGTACGCACCAGCACCTCGCGGTCGACCTGCACCTCGCCGTGGACGCCACCGGCGGACTGCGCATCCGCAGCGGGCTCCAGCGGTTCTCCAACGGCCTGGCCTGCCCCGCCGTCCTCACCGGCGAGGCCCGGGTGCGGGAATGGTACGACCAGCGGACCGGGCACTTCCGCATCGAGGTGGCGGTGACCAGCCGCCGGTTCGGCCCGCTGTTCGGTTACGCCGGCAGCTTCACGGTCCGCTACGCACGCCCGGACCGGGCACCGGTGCCCGCCGCCGTCCGGCCGCTACGGGAGAATCCCCGGGAGTGA
- the lipB gene encoding lipoyl(octanoyl) transferase LipB, translating to MTATTSGLTAVRAGVLDYTAAWDEQRRLHEAVVSGEHGDTVLLLEHPSVYTAGKRTEPWDRPVDGTPVVDVDRGGKITWHGPGQLVGYPILRLPDPVDVVAYVRRVEQLLIDVCAEFGLAAGRVEGRSGVWVPADDAGPARKVAAIGIRVARGVTLHGFSINCDCDLTYFDRIVPCGIRDAGVTSLTAELGRPVTVADVLPVVERHLSTILTV from the coding sequence GTGACCGCGACGACCTCCGGCCTGACGGCCGTACGTGCCGGTGTCCTCGACTACACCGCCGCCTGGGACGAGCAGCGCCGCCTGCACGAGGCGGTCGTCTCTGGCGAGCACGGCGACACCGTGCTGCTGCTGGAGCACCCGAGCGTCTACACCGCCGGCAAGCGCACCGAGCCGTGGGACCGCCCGGTCGACGGCACCCCGGTGGTCGACGTGGACCGCGGCGGCAAGATCACCTGGCACGGCCCCGGGCAGCTGGTGGGCTACCCGATCCTGCGCCTGCCCGACCCCGTCGACGTGGTCGCGTACGTGCGGCGGGTCGAGCAACTGCTGATCGACGTCTGCGCCGAGTTCGGCCTGGCGGCGGGCCGGGTCGAGGGCCGCAGCGGGGTCTGGGTGCCGGCCGACGACGCCGGCCCGGCACGCAAGGTCGCCGCCATCGGCATCCGCGTGGCCCGGGGCGTCACGCTGCACGGCTTCTCCATAAACTGCGACTGCGACCTGACGTACTTCGACCGGATCGTGCCGTGCGGCATCCGGGACGCGGGCGTCACCTCGCTCACCGCCGAGCTGGGCCGCCCGGTCACCGTGGCCGACGTGCTCCCGGTCGTCGAGCGTCACCTGTCGACCATCCTCACGGTCTGA
- a CDS encoding DUF2079 domain-containing protein, which produces MPTSPSLASTPASPARVDRDRRADLVVTVLALALAGWVTSGMWIDPNGRAITVNSSDQALFEWLLAFGGHAVSHGENPLFTYLINVPDGVNLAVNTSITVYAVVFAPLTYLIGPPATFLVILTLNLAATAIAWYWLLSRHLVRSPLAAAVGGLFIGFSPGMVSHANAHLNWTAGWLVPLLVWRLFALRRPGRWLRDGVLLGVLVAISFSIAAEGLFFTALALGLFVAVWALHPANRAEARAVLPSFLRGLAVTAVVAGALLAYPLWLHFAGPQRFHGTGFDAVIHSEDIAAYAAYPRRSLAGEAGLRTSLAPNPTEENSFFGLPLLVLAAGCFVLLWRRADAHRRAILWALGIVAVVFAALSFGPVAKVDGDRTDLPMPFDLLGHLPVVNAALPARFALVVTPVIGLLLAYAVEQLRRRPPARPAAVAWTVGFAVALLPLFPTPLLTSEREPIPRFITSGAWREYVSPGGVLTPAPLALDVYPDGQRWQAYALANRQGEFAIPSGFFLGPGGPDDRGRIGPVPRPFGALLDQAARTGLPPIVTAGTREEVRADLEHWRIETVVLADEVHGAKWPVDEEAIRRTLVLLFGDPERVEDVWVWRVGQR; this is translated from the coding sequence GTGCCCACCTCCCCGTCCCTGGCGTCCACGCCCGCATCGCCCGCACGCGTCGACCGTGACCGGCGCGCCGACCTGGTCGTGACGGTGCTCGCGCTGGCCCTGGCCGGCTGGGTGACCAGCGGAATGTGGATCGACCCGAACGGCCGGGCGATCACCGTCAACTCCAGCGACCAGGCGCTCTTCGAGTGGCTGCTGGCCTTCGGCGGCCACGCGGTGAGCCACGGGGAGAATCCGCTCTTCACCTATCTGATCAACGTCCCGGACGGGGTGAACCTCGCGGTCAACACCTCGATCACGGTGTACGCGGTGGTCTTCGCCCCGCTGACGTACCTGATCGGCCCGCCGGCCACCTTCCTGGTGATCCTCACCCTGAACCTGGCCGCGACCGCCATCGCCTGGTACTGGTTGCTCTCCCGGCACCTGGTCCGCAGCCCGCTCGCCGCCGCGGTCGGCGGACTGTTCATCGGCTTCTCCCCCGGCATGGTCTCGCACGCCAACGCCCACCTGAACTGGACCGCCGGCTGGCTGGTGCCGCTGCTGGTGTGGCGGCTGTTCGCGCTGCGCCGGCCGGGCCGCTGGCTGCGCGACGGGGTGCTCCTCGGCGTGCTCGTCGCGATCTCCTTCTCGATCGCCGCGGAGGGCCTCTTCTTCACCGCGCTGGCGCTCGGCCTCTTCGTCGCCGTCTGGGCGCTGCATCCCGCCAACCGCGCCGAGGCCCGGGCCGTGCTGCCGTCGTTCCTGCGCGGGCTCGCGGTGACCGCGGTGGTCGCCGGGGCGCTGCTGGCGTACCCGCTCTGGCTGCACTTCGCCGGGCCGCAGCGGTTCCACGGCACCGGCTTCGACGCGGTGATCCACTCCGAGGACATCGCGGCGTACGCCGCGTACCCGCGCCGCTCGCTGGCGGGCGAGGCCGGGCTGCGCACCTCACTGGCGCCGAACCCCACCGAGGAGAACTCCTTCTTCGGGCTGCCGCTGCTGGTGCTCGCCGCCGGCTGCTTCGTGCTGCTGTGGCGGCGAGCCGACGCGCACCGCCGGGCTATCCTGTGGGCGCTCGGGATCGTCGCGGTGGTCTTCGCCGCGCTCTCCTTCGGGCCGGTGGCCAAGGTCGACGGCGACCGCACCGACCTGCCGATGCCCTTCGACCTGCTCGGGCACCTGCCGGTGGTGAACGCCGCCCTGCCCGCCCGGTTCGCGCTGGTGGTGACGCCGGTGATCGGCCTGCTGCTGGCGTACGCGGTGGAGCAGCTCCGTCGGCGCCCGCCCGCCCGGCCGGCGGCGGTGGCCTGGACCGTCGGCTTCGCGGTGGCGCTGCTGCCGCTGTTCCCGACGCCGCTGCTGACCAGCGAACGCGAGCCCATCCCGCGCTTCATCACCTCCGGGGCCTGGCGGGAGTACGTCTCCCCCGGCGGGGTGCTGACCCCGGCACCGCTCGCCCTGGACGTCTACCCCGACGGCCAGCGCTGGCAGGCGTACGCGCTGGCGAACCGGCAGGGCGAGTTCGCCATCCCGTCCGGGTTCTTCCTCGGCCCCGGCGGTCCCGACGACCGGGGCCGGATCGGGCCGGTGCCGCGTCCCTTCGGCGCCCTGCTGGACCAGGCCGCCCGCACCGGCCTGCCGCCGATCGTCACCGCGGGCACCCGCGAGGAGGTACGGGCCGACCTGGAGCACTGGCGGATCGAGACCGTGGTGCTCGCCGACGAGGTGCACGGCGCCAAGTGGCCGGTCGACGAGGAGGCCATCCGGCGCACGTTGGTCCTGCTGTTCGGTGATCCGGAGCGGGTGGAGGACGTCTGGGTCTGGCGGGTCGGGCAGCGGTGA
- a CDS encoding PHB depolymerase family esterase encodes MRRTPTGRLAGALAGLVLAAAALVAVAAAPAQAASLTQVSSFGSNPGNLAMYAYRPDNLPSNAPAVVLLHGCAQNASGYFANSGWQKYADQWRFALIVPEQRSANNSSACFNWFETADTTRGQGEALSIKQMVDHARSAYGTAANRVYVSGLSAGGAMSATMLATYPDVFAGGSIIAGMPYRCATSMVNAFTCMSPGVDRTPAQWGDLVRSAHSGYSGTRPKVAIWHGTSDYTVATANATESRDQWTNVLGVSQTPTSTGQLPAGTSLEVYGNDVVRVHRVSGMGHGTPVDPGAGADQCGTAAAYFLDTICSAYHDALFFGLNGGVSPTPTPTPTASPTASPTASPSPTASPSPTGSPTCVTASNYAHVTAGRAYHSGGYAYANGSDERMGLYNTFYTTALRQTAPNHWVIGC; translated from the coding sequence GTGCGCCGCACCCCTACCGGCCGACTCGCCGGTGCGCTGGCCGGGCTGGTCCTGGCCGCCGCCGCGCTGGTGGCCGTCGCCGCCGCTCCCGCGCAGGCCGCATCCCTGACCCAGGTCAGCAGCTTCGGCTCCAACCCCGGCAACCTCGCCATGTACGCCTACCGCCCGGACAACCTGCCATCGAACGCCCCGGCCGTCGTGCTGCTGCACGGCTGCGCCCAGAACGCCAGTGGCTACTTCGCCAACTCCGGCTGGCAGAAGTACGCCGACCAGTGGCGGTTCGCGCTGATCGTGCCGGAGCAGCGCTCGGCCAACAACTCCAGCGCCTGCTTCAACTGGTTCGAAACCGCCGACACGACCCGGGGTCAGGGCGAGGCCCTGTCGATCAAGCAGATGGTCGACCACGCGCGGTCGGCGTACGGCACGGCCGCCAACCGGGTCTACGTCAGTGGACTGTCGGCCGGCGGGGCGATGAGCGCGACCATGCTCGCCACCTACCCGGACGTCTTCGCCGGCGGCTCGATCATCGCCGGCATGCCCTACCGCTGCGCCACCAGCATGGTCAACGCCTTCACCTGCATGAGCCCGGGCGTGGACCGGACCCCCGCGCAGTGGGGCGACCTGGTCCGCAGCGCCCACTCCGGCTATTCCGGCACCCGCCCGAAGGTGGCGATCTGGCACGGCACCAGTGACTACACCGTGGCGACGGCCAACGCCACCGAGTCCCGCGACCAGTGGACCAACGTGCTGGGCGTGTCGCAGACCCCCACCAGCACCGGGCAACTGCCGGCCGGCACCAGCCTGGAGGTGTACGGCAACGACGTGGTCCGGGTCCACCGGGTCTCCGGCATGGGCCACGGCACCCCGGTCGACCCGGGAGCCGGCGCCGACCAGTGCGGCACCGCGGCCGCGTACTTCCTGGACACCATCTGCTCGGCGTACCACGACGCGCTCTTCTTCGGCCTGAACGGCGGCGTGAGCCCGACCCCGACCCCGACGCCGACCGCAAGCCCCACCGCGTCCCCCACGGCGTCGCCGAGCCCCACCGCGTCGCCCAGCCCGACCGGGTCGCCGACCTGCGTCACCGCCAGCAACTACGCCCACGTGACCGCCGGCCGCGCCTACCACTCCGGCGGCTACGCCTACGCCAACGGCTCCGACGAACGGATGGGCCTCTACAACACCTTCTACACCACCGCCCTGCGCCAGACCGCCCCCAACCACTGGGTGATCGGCTGCTGA
- a CDS encoding TIGR01777 family oxidoreductase, translated as MRILMAGASGFLGTRLVDLLVADGHQVTRLVRRPPRTADERRWSPSAAQLDPALVAEADAVVNLAGAGVGDRRWNDRYKQLIRSSRVDTTSTLATTIAGLPAADRPEALLNASAIGWYGNTGDRVVEEDAPAGDGFLADVARVWEAATRPAEDAGVRVVRLRTGLPLHRDGGLLKPQLLPFKLGIAGRLGSGRQWLPWISLADWLHAVAFLLARADLAGPVNVVGPAPVTNAEFTRELARQLHRPAIIPIPALALKVALGGFAHEALTSTRVLPGVLNRASFTFRHPDLPTALHAALTD; from the coding sequence ATGCGGATCCTCATGGCCGGCGCGTCCGGCTTCCTCGGCACCCGGCTGGTCGACCTGCTCGTCGCCGACGGGCACCAGGTGACCCGGCTGGTACGGCGACCACCGCGCACCGCTGACGAGCGGCGGTGGTCGCCGTCGGCGGCGCAGCTGGACCCGGCGCTGGTCGCCGAGGCCGACGCGGTGGTGAACCTGGCCGGCGCCGGGGTGGGCGACCGGCGCTGGAACGACCGGTACAAGCAGCTGATCCGGTCCAGCCGGGTGGACACCACCAGCACCCTGGCCACCACCATCGCCGGGTTGCCGGCGGCCGACCGGCCCGAGGCGCTGCTGAACGCCTCGGCGATCGGCTGGTACGGCAACACCGGCGACCGGGTGGTCGAGGAGGACGCGCCGGCCGGCGACGGCTTCCTCGCCGACGTGGCCCGGGTCTGGGAGGCGGCCACCCGGCCGGCCGAGGACGCCGGGGTACGCGTGGTGCGGCTGCGCACCGGGCTGCCGCTGCACCGCGACGGCGGGCTGCTCAAGCCGCAGCTGCTGCCGTTCAAGCTGGGCATCGCCGGCCGGCTCGGCAGCGGGCGGCAGTGGCTTCCGTGGATCTCGCTGGCCGACTGGCTCCACGCCGTCGCGTTCCTGCTGGCCCGGGCCGATCTCGCCGGCCCGGTCAACGTGGTCGGGCCGGCGCCGGTCACCAACGCGGAGTTCACCCGGGAGCTGGCTCGGCAGCTGCACCGCCCCGCGATCATCCCGATCCCGGCCCTGGCGCTGAAGGTCGCCCTCGGCGGCTTCGCCCACGAGGCCCTCACCAGCACCCGCGTCCTGCCCGGCGTGCTCAACCGCGCCTCGTTCACCTTCCGCCACCCCGACCTCCCCACCGCCCTCCACGCCGCCCTGACGGACTAA
- a CDS encoding aldo/keto reductase, translating to MTTTRKLGRSGIEVSAIGMGCWAIGGPLWGDEGQPYGWGEVDDEESVRAVHAALDHGVTFFDTASNYGAGHSERVLGRALAGRRDRVVIATKFGHTAEEATRRATGTDHRPEYAVASLEGSLRRLGTDHVDLFQLHLNDLAPALALDLVDTLEAQVGKGTIRAYGWSTDHPASAATFAAAAPHCTAIQHEQSVLRDNADLLAVCEEYDLGSIARGPLAMGLLTAATRSLGADDVRGRAPDWLEWFADGQPAPQWAERVAGVRAALTADGRTLAQGALGWLLARSPRTVPIPGFRTVAQVEENVATLARGPLPADAYAEVERHLADLRPAGARA from the coding sequence ATGACGACGACACGGAAACTGGGCCGCAGCGGGATCGAGGTCAGCGCGATCGGCATGGGGTGCTGGGCGATCGGTGGACCGCTCTGGGGCGACGAAGGGCAGCCGTACGGCTGGGGCGAGGTGGACGACGAGGAGTCGGTGCGCGCCGTCCACGCGGCGCTCGACCACGGGGTGACCTTCTTCGACACGGCCAGCAACTACGGGGCCGGGCACAGCGAGCGGGTGCTCGGCCGGGCGCTCGCCGGCCGGCGCGACCGGGTGGTGATCGCCACGAAGTTCGGCCACACCGCCGAGGAGGCCACCCGCCGGGCCACCGGCACCGACCACCGTCCGGAGTATGCGGTGGCCAGCCTGGAGGGGTCGCTGCGCCGGCTCGGCACCGACCACGTCGACCTGTTCCAGCTGCACCTCAATGATCTGGCCCCGGCCCTCGCGCTGGACCTGGTCGACACGCTGGAGGCCCAGGTCGGCAAGGGCACAATCCGGGCGTACGGGTGGAGCACCGACCATCCTGCCTCGGCGGCCACCTTCGCGGCGGCCGCCCCGCACTGCACCGCGATCCAGCACGAGCAGTCCGTGCTCCGGGACAACGCCGACCTGCTGGCGGTCTGCGAGGAGTACGACCTCGGCAGCATCGCCCGTGGGCCGCTGGCGATGGGGCTGCTCACCGCCGCCACCCGGTCGCTCGGCGCTGACGACGTGCGGGGGCGGGCGCCGGACTGGCTGGAGTGGTTCGCCGACGGTCAACCGGCTCCACAGTGGGCCGAGCGGGTGGCCGGTGTCCGTGCGGCGCTCACCGCCGACGGCCGTACCCTCGCCCAGGGCGCGCTCGGCTGGCTGCTGGCCCGCAGCCCGCGTACGGTGCCGATTCCCGGCTTCCGCACGGTGGCCCAGGTCGAGGAGAACGTCGCCACCCTCGCCCGGGGTCCGCTGCCCGCCGACGCGTACGCCGAGGTCGAACGGCACCTGGCGGACCTGCGGCCGGCCGGCGCGAGGGCGTGA
- a CDS encoding low temperature requirement protein A translates to MGDAGWRKRLGPAVNIAPGARVDKFEIFFDLVFVFSFFIITRATAANINGRQLLHAVLVLAVLWWCWVVHTVVATRIRIGEGFVPVLMIVGMAALFCFALALPQAFMDPRGSEAGPMVVAVSYVVIRAVHVSLFLHIVRDAPAERRQLLRYAPELALSTVLLLVAALLPAHIPHTGTAEFVRDALWVTVVVLQYGTGLLARTWGWQVTSAEHWTERYDLILIIALGESVISVGVGSNLLGQAPTLPGVTAAVLGIVFTATLWWAHYDLIGPAARIALHSTLGRARVLMARDAYAYLYLPMIAGIITFALGAEGIVHDIAAPGVPISEPAHGPDVPLLFGGVALYLAGNMLFQLRTLRTVSWLRVGTLGLLAAGVPVAMPLPGLAALGLLTAICVGLITAEVVLMSESRHALRAVVFEERTAHEAHEAAYRARWHGQPPGST, encoded by the coding sequence GTGGGCGACGCGGGCTGGCGGAAACGGCTGGGGCCGGCCGTCAACATCGCGCCGGGCGCCCGGGTCGACAAGTTCGAGATCTTCTTCGACCTGGTCTTCGTCTTCTCGTTCTTCATCATCACCCGGGCCACCGCGGCCAACATCAACGGGCGGCAACTGCTGCACGCCGTGCTCGTGCTCGCCGTCCTCTGGTGGTGCTGGGTGGTGCACACGGTGGTGGCGACCCGGATCCGCATCGGCGAGGGTTTCGTACCGGTGCTGATGATCGTCGGGATGGCCGCGCTGTTCTGCTTCGCGCTCGCCCTGCCGCAGGCGTTCATGGACCCACGGGGCAGCGAGGCCGGGCCGATGGTGGTGGCGGTCAGTTACGTGGTCATCCGCGCCGTACACGTGTCCCTGTTCCTGCACATCGTCCGCGACGCTCCGGCGGAGCGCCGGCAGTTGCTGCGGTACGCCCCCGAGCTGGCCCTGAGCACCGTCCTGCTGCTGGTCGCCGCGCTGCTACCCGCCCACATTCCCCACACCGGGACGGCCGAGTTCGTCCGGGACGCGCTCTGGGTCACCGTGGTGGTGCTCCAGTACGGCACCGGGCTGCTCGCCCGCACCTGGGGCTGGCAGGTGACCTCGGCGGAGCACTGGACCGAACGGTACGACCTGATTCTGATCATCGCGCTGGGCGAGTCGGTGATCTCCGTCGGCGTCGGCAGCAACCTGCTCGGCCAGGCACCGACTCTGCCCGGGGTGACCGCTGCCGTACTCGGGATCGTCTTCACCGCCACCCTCTGGTGGGCGCACTACGACCTGATCGGTCCGGCCGCCCGGATCGCCCTGCACTCCACCCTGGGCCGCGCCCGGGTGCTGATGGCCCGCGACGCCTACGCGTACCTCTACCTGCCGATGATCGCCGGGATCATCACGTTCGCCCTCGGCGCGGAGGGCATCGTGCACGACATCGCCGCGCCCGGGGTGCCGATCTCCGAGCCGGCACACGGCCCGGACGTGCCGCTGCTGTTCGGCGGGGTGGCCCTGTATCTGGCCGGGAACATGCTCTTCCAGCTGCGTACCCTGCGCACGGTCTCCTGGCTGCGGGTCGGCACCCTGGGCCTGCTCGCCGCCGGCGTCCCGGTCGCCATGCCCCTGCCCGGGCTGGCCGCCCTCGGCCTGCTCACCGCGATCTGCGTCGGCCTGATCACCGCCGAGGTGGTGCTGATGTCCGAGTCCCGGCACGCCCTGCGCGCGGTGGTCTTCGAGGAACGCACCGCCCACGAGGCCCACGAGGCCGCGTACCGCGCCCGCTGGCACGGCCAGCCCCCCGGCTCGACCTGA